Proteins found in one Triticum aestivum cultivar Chinese Spring chromosome 4D, IWGSC CS RefSeq v2.1, whole genome shotgun sequence genomic segment:
- the LOC123100559 gene encoding heat shock 70 kDa protein BIP2 gives MAAARPVLYHLGVLLFLAMAASGAAAFGLPRGVSPAYCANEFLQYQGISQNEKAAIHLGNTKSCIAGYGGRLDPYTAYQLCIPSWVAFTHNGTLVGEAAINHAAVSPGTAVSGFKRLLGIRMYNEMVKREAELVPYQFTEELGRCGIQMETEEGHVMNFLPERVAGILIAELKKMAEARLGREIESALVTVPGHLNGAQRSSFRREAARLHGGFGVAKVVDEQVAAAAAYRLYEKRGDGKVVLVFHLGGRTSHATKFRFKDGTGRLLEERHDAYLGGDDFTDRVVDYFVELIKEKHHRDIRGDEGALKKLRAHCERTKKLLNDREGVLMNIGPVLGQGADIYEELTRAKFEELNRDLMERALEIVDTVVMGGAPTSQTQSCKDAIDEVILVGGSVRIPMVGQLLEDYFNGRGLIRDEDAVIRGAALLSRPESARYVDECYNGGVSGPLWLAK, from the exons ATGGCGGCGGCTCGTCCGGTCCTCTACCACCTTGGTGTTCTGCTGTTCCTGGCCATGG CGGCATCGGGAGCGGCGGCGTTCGGCCTCCCGCGAGGCGTGTCGCCTGCCTACTGCGCCAACGAGTTCCTGCAGTACCAAGGGATCTCGCAGAACGAAAAGGCCGCCATCCACCTCGGCAACACCAAGTCCTGCATCGCCGGCTACGGAGGCCGACTGGATCCCTACACCGCGTACCAGCTCTGCATCCCCTCCTGGGTTGCCTTCACACACAACGGCACCCTCGTCGGAGAGGCCGCCATAAACCACGCCGCCGTCAGCCCCGGGACGGCCGTCTCCGGCTTCAAGCGACTCCTCGGCATCAG GATGTATAACGAGATGGTGAAGAGGGAGGCAGAGCTAGTGCCGTACCAGTTCACCGAAGAGCTGGGAAGATGCGGCATCCAGATGGAGACCGAGGAAGGCCACGTGATGAATTTCCTTCCCGAGCGTGTGGCCGGCATCCTCATTGCCGAGCTTAAGAAGATGGCGGAGGCGCGCCTGGGCCGTGAGATCGAGAGCGCCCTTGTCACCGTCCCCGGGCACCTCAATGGTGCCCAACGGAGTTCGTTCAGGAGAGAAGCTGCGCGGTTGCACGGTGGGTTCGGTGTCGCCAAGGTCGTCGACGAGCAGGTCGCGGCGGCCGCGGCATATCGCCTTTACGAGAAGAGGGGCGACGGCAAGGTCGTCCTCGTCTTCCATCTCGGTGGCCGCACAAGCCATGCTACAAAGTTCAGATTCAAGGATGGCACGGGTCGTCTCCTCGAGGAACGCCATGATGCCTACCTCGGCG GTGACGACTTCACTGACAGGGTTGTGGATTACTTCGTGGAGCTGATCAAGGAGAAGCATCACCGGGACATCCGTGGGGACGAGGGCGCTCTCAAGAAGCTGAGGGCACACTGCGAGAGGACCAAGAAGCTACTGAACGACCGAGAAGGCGTTCTTATGAACATCGGACCGGTTCTCGGCCAAGGCGCAGATATCTACGAGGAGCTCACGCGGGCCAAGTTCGAGGAGCTGAACCGTGACCTCATGGAGAGAGCACTGGAAATAGTGGACACGGTGGTGATGGGAGGTGCTCCCACTTCCCAGACGCAGAGCTGCAAGGACGCCATCGACGAGGTCATTCTCGTCGGCGGCAGTGTGAGGATCCCCATGGTTGGGCAGCTCCTCGAGGATTACTTCAATGGTAGAGGGCTAATCAGGGACGAGGACGCGGTAATCCGCGGCGCTGCTCTTCTGTCCCGCCCCGAGTCTGCTAGGTATGTGGACGAATGCTACAATGGGGGAGTTTCGGGGCCTCTCTGGTTGGcaaaataa
- the LOC123100560 gene encoding aspartic proteinase CDR1 has product MDIAILLLLLIFAPAGMPSSTSCPSSTFDHVVNSEAALEFPLFHTDHPCVQQYRGRPTSTESITETDDTDLPIDLIRNDSINNFAFVMPVQLGTPPVWNLVAVDTGSPFCFVQCRPCTLWCNDQEGAGQIFDPKKSKSFRRIGCSAKACRALQSRLRLPFKACMEKEDSCLYSASYGKGSYYSVGKLVADTISIGRDGKGYSVPSFIFGCSLDIEYDQGEAGIFGFGAAPSSFFSQVVRVVNYRAFSYCFPSDRKKTGYLSIGDYNRDNSTSYTPLFVAHQRPVFALTLDKVVVKGITLITDPSEMMVDTGAKWTVLRSDTFSQLETVISKALGTLGYKRTLVLGPNHMCYEDDLFTVFRNWSALPVVQLSFDMGATLTLAPESSFHFTSSHGLCTYFMRDAGMGKAGLQLMGNSVTRSIGVTFDFQGGRFAFRDGDC; this is encoded by the exons ATGGATATTGCCATACTGCTGCTTCTCTTGATCTTTGCACCAGCAGGGATGCCATCATCTACCAGCTGCCCCTCATCCACCTTCG ATCATGTTGTCAACTCAGAAGCTGCACTTGAGTTCCCCTTGTTTCACACCGACCACCCATGCGTCCAACAATATCGCGGTCGTCCGACGTCAACTGAAAGCATCACTGAAACTGATGATACAGACCTGCCCATTGACTTGATACGGAATGACAGCATAAACAACTTTGCGTTTGTAATGCCCGTCCAGCTGGGCACGCCACCGGTCTGGAACCTCGTGGCAGTTGACACTGGATCTCCATTCTGCTTTGTTCAGTGTAGACCTTGCACCCTCTGGTGCAACGATCAAGAGGGTGCTGGCCAGATATTCGATCCCAAGAAGTCCAAGAGTTTCAGGCGTATTGGGTGCTCGGCGAAAGCCTGCCGGGCACTTCAGTCGCGGCTGCGTCTGCCGTTCAAAGCATGCATGGAGAAAGAGGATAGCTGCCTTTACAGTGCGTCATACGGGAAAGGATCCTATTATTCAGTCGGCAAGCTGGTGGCAGACACAATCTCCATTGGGCGTGATGGCAAGGGATACAGTGTTCCCAGCTTCATCTTTGGCTGCAGCTTGGACATCGAGTATGATCAGGGCGAGGCCGGCATATTCGGGTTCGGTGCCGCACCATCTTCTTTCTTCTCACAGGTAGTACGAGTGGTTAACTATCGGGCATTCAGCTACTGTTTTCCGAGTGATAGAAAGAAGACTGGATATTTGTCCATCGGGGATTACAACCGTGACAATTCTACTTCTTACACCCCCTTGTTCGTGGCTCATCAACGGCCGGTGTTTGCACTGACGCTGGATAAGGTGGTGGTCAAGGGGATCACGCTCATCACAGACCCCTCAGAAATGATGGTTGACACTGGGGCAAAATGGACGGTGCTGCGGTCTGATACCTTCAGCCAACTTGAGACGGTAATCTCCAAGGCTTTGGGAACTTTGGGATATAAGCGCACCCTTGTTCTGGGACCAAATCATATGTGCTATGAGGATGACTTATTCACAGTGTTCCGCAATTGGTCCGCTTTGCCTGTGGTACAGCTTTCGTTTGACATGGGTGCTACACTTACATTGGCACCCGAGAGCTCATTTCATTTTACAAGCAGTCATGGACTATGCACGTATTTCATGAGAGATGCTGGCATGGGGAAAGCAGGTTTGCAGCTGATGGGGAACTCGGTCACACGGTCGATCGGCGTCACCTTCGATTTTCAAGGGGGCCGATTTGCTTTTCGGGATGGAGACTGCTGA